One segment of Cystobacter fuscus DSM 2262 DNA contains the following:
- a CDS encoding energy transducer TonB — MFQSVIQQSAAGRSRFGTGVWVSLLVHAGVLGGALLVSGVTQKVAPPKEPDVLIFQHLPSGPPQTTPPRLEQKPTPPKVAAKKPPAPRKTLRQPSIIPPPPAVEPQPVEPTPSDAEASSEATGSPSGGGEVIAGPMCPNCAVGPARQGTGEETVPFGAGMTPPQLLSEGVPVRYTSDAIHAGVRGLLIARCTITRDGQVDDCRVIKGLPFMDQAVLESLESRRYRPVTFQGKPVNALYTFNVKLQMQ; from the coding sequence ATGTTTCAGTCGGTCATCCAGCAGTCGGCAGCGGGCAGGAGTCGGTTCGGCACGGGCGTCTGGGTTTCCCTGTTGGTGCACGCGGGCGTGCTCGGCGGCGCGCTGCTCGTGTCGGGAGTGACCCAGAAGGTCGCTCCCCCAAAGGAGCCGGACGTCTTGATCTTTCAACACCTCCCCTCGGGCCCGCCCCAGACGACGCCCCCCCGGCTCGAGCAGAAGCCCACCCCCCCCAAGGTGGCCGCCAAGAAGCCCCCGGCGCCCCGGAAGACGCTGCGCCAGCCCTCGATCATCCCGCCCCCACCCGCGGTCGAGCCCCAGCCGGTGGAGCCCACGCCCTCGGACGCGGAGGCGAGCAGCGAGGCCACGGGTTCGCCCTCAGGAGGAGGCGAGGTGATCGCGGGGCCCATGTGCCCGAATTGCGCCGTGGGGCCCGCGCGCCAGGGCACGGGCGAGGAGACGGTTCCCTTCGGCGCCGGCATGACGCCGCCGCAACTGCTCTCCGAGGGCGTGCCCGTGCGCTACACGTCCGATGCGATCCACGCGGGGGTGCGTGGGCTGCTCATCGCCCGGTGCACCATCACCCGTGACGGACAGGTGGACGACTGCCGCGTCATCAAGGGCCTGCCCTTCATGGATCAGGCGGTGCTCGAGTCGCTCGAGAGCCGCCGCTACCGCCCGGTGACCTTCCAGGGCAAGCCGGTCAACGCGCTCTACACCTTCAACGTGAAACTCCAGATGCAGTAG
- a CDS encoding sensor histidine kinase, which produces MLRRLLPTLAALVCGLLALFWGLVSLQRIFSQEREDARAQLRTSREALEESATQSLRHRLAHRLEHELPALHAAMGNPLAPGEGYYLRFRGQQFLPRATHSAPGTDTPARRNYRALVHALTSSGPLPEPWRERLTRLRDVEAALERKQTARANALVEEVLRHHAEHPLPAEQELPFVLLLIERLQRGAATPPLVRALLREGLPEDFGGIQRSAGLQRDLLRERERFTSPDFTFLLVRTVKVSTALGEPTDDFLARAREADAGLIILPEGLTGPTLLGERWYVEPTLLPQQQDVVVRGIAVELEPLLDELATELRARGHFGPDGRVRLQSSDWVLPLDTLRLEVSVPRWRAAEEAIEQRHGLKTLLVATCGSLAVAIGVLAVVAQRGRYRYVELKNDFVATVSHELRTPLASIRLMAETLERKLAQAPPDTRAYPERILQAADGLSFLVENILSFNRIDKGRWRPRITLVTMEELVGMLRADLRDSVSVPVRLTANVGEAQIEADPSLIRLLLANLARNACAYNRRSPVELSLRAYPSGHNGCVVMFSDNGIGIPPSEWENVFRDFHRLDSNGPEVHGSGLGLALCRKIMTLHSGRISVENSSPEGTTFCLLFPETRE; this is translated from the coding sequence ATGCTGCGCCGGCTCCTCCCCACCCTCGCCGCTCTCGTCTGTGGTCTGCTGGCCCTCTTCTGGGGGCTGGTGAGCCTGCAGCGGATCTTCTCCCAGGAGCGGGAGGATGCCCGGGCCCAGCTGCGCACCAGCCGCGAGGCCCTCGAGGAGTCCGCCACCCAGTCCCTGCGCCACCGGCTCGCCCACCGGTTGGAGCACGAGCTGCCCGCCCTGCATGCCGCCATGGGCAATCCCCTCGCCCCCGGCGAGGGCTACTATCTGCGCTTCCGCGGGCAGCAGTTCCTGCCCCGTGCCACCCACTCGGCCCCCGGCACGGACACGCCCGCCCGGCGCAATTACCGCGCGCTCGTCCACGCGCTCACCTCGTCGGGCCCCCTCCCCGAGCCCTGGCGCGAGCGGCTGACTCGGCTGCGGGACGTGGAGGCGGCACTCGAGCGCAAGCAGACCGCGCGCGCCAACGCGCTCGTCGAGGAGGTGCTGCGCCATCACGCGGAGCACCCGCTGCCCGCCGAGCAGGAGCTGCCCTTCGTGCTGCTGCTGATCGAGCGGCTCCAGCGGGGAGCGGCCACCCCTCCCCTGGTCCGCGCGCTCCTGCGTGAGGGGCTCCCCGAGGACTTCGGTGGCATCCAACGCTCCGCGGGTCTCCAGAGGGATCTGCTGCGCGAGCGCGAGCGCTTCACCTCGCCCGACTTCACCTTCCTGCTCGTGCGCACGGTGAAGGTGAGCACCGCCCTGGGCGAGCCCACCGACGACTTCCTGGCCCGCGCGCGCGAGGCCGACGCGGGCCTCATCATCCTCCCCGAGGGACTCACCGGCCCCACGCTCCTGGGCGAGCGCTGGTACGTGGAGCCCACCCTCCTGCCCCAGCAACAGGACGTGGTCGTGCGTGGCATCGCCGTGGAGCTCGAGCCGCTGCTCGACGAGCTGGCCACGGAGCTGCGTGCGCGGGGCCACTTCGGCCCGGATGGACGGGTCAGGCTCCAGTCCTCGGACTGGGTGCTACCCCTGGACACCCTGCGGCTGGAGGTGTCCGTGCCCCGGTGGCGCGCGGCCGAGGAGGCCATCGAGCAACGCCATGGACTCAAGACGCTGCTGGTGGCCACCTGCGGCTCGCTCGCGGTGGCCATCGGGGTGCTCGCCGTGGTGGCCCAGCGCGGGCGCTACCGCTACGTGGAGCTCAAGAATGACTTCGTGGCCACCGTCTCCCATGAGCTGCGCACCCCGCTGGCCTCCATCCGCCTGATGGCCGAGACGCTCGAGCGCAAGCTCGCCCAGGCCCCGCCCGACACGCGCGCCTACCCCGAGCGCATCCTCCAGGCCGCCGATGGCCTGAGCTTCCTCGTGGAGAACATCCTGTCGTTCAACCGCATCGACAAGGGGCGCTGGCGGCCGCGCATCACCCTCGTGACGATGGAGGAGCTCGTCGGCATGCTCCGCGCGGACTTGAGGGACTCCGTGTCCGTCCCCGTCCGGCTCACCGCGAACGTGGGCGAGGCCCAGATCGAAGCGGACCCCTCGCTCATCCGCCTGCTGCTGGCCAACCTCGCGCGCAACGCCTGCGCCTACAACCGCCGCAGCCCGGTGGAGCTGTCCCTGCGCGCCTACCCTTCCGGGCACAACGGCTGCGTGGTGATGTTCTCCGACAATGGCATCGGCATTCCCCCGAGCGAGTGGGAGAACGTCTTCCGCGACTTCCACCGGTTGGATTCCAACGGTCCCGAGGTGCATGGCAGTGGCCTCGGGCTCGCGCTGTGCCGCAAGATCATGACCCTGCACTCAGGCCGCATCTCCGTGGAGAACTCCAGCCCCGAGGGCACGACGTTCTGTCTGCTCTTCCCCGAAACGCGAGAATGA
- a CDS encoding response regulator transcription factor, translating into MNSPSVLIVEDDANLRLGLCDNLRDEGYEVVVATSAREAEPLLGARSFELILLDVMLPGEDGYAFCRRLRANGVRTPVMMLTARSLEDDIVRGFEVGAQDYLTKPYRLRELLARVGALVRRTGGEPPQVVSFAGFHLDLGKRSLRRAEGGEIELTRTEFDLLAFLLKHRDRALTRTEILDAVWGDVVVDPRTVDNFVSSLKKKLGWTSTSAFTIHTLRGVGYRLELETMTKP; encoded by the coding sequence ATGAACTCCCCTTCCGTGCTCATCGTCGAGGACGACGCGAACCTGCGGCTTGGCCTGTGTGACAACCTCCGGGACGAGGGCTACGAGGTGGTGGTGGCCACGAGCGCCCGCGAGGCCGAGCCCCTGCTGGGCGCGCGCTCCTTCGAACTCATCCTGCTCGACGTCATGCTCCCGGGCGAGGACGGCTACGCCTTCTGCCGGCGCCTGCGCGCGAACGGGGTGCGCACCCCGGTGATGATGCTGACGGCGCGCTCGCTGGAGGACGACATCGTGCGGGGCTTCGAGGTGGGCGCCCAGGACTACCTCACCAAGCCCTACCGCCTGCGCGAGCTGCTCGCGCGCGTGGGCGCCCTGGTGCGGCGCACCGGCGGCGAGCCTCCCCAGGTCGTCTCCTTCGCCGGATTCCACCTGGACCTGGGCAAGCGCTCGCTGCGCCGCGCGGAGGGCGGGGAGATTGAACTGACGCGCACCGAGTTCGATCTGCTCGCCTTCCTGCTCAAGCACCGCGATCGGGCCCTCACCCGGACGGAGATCCTCGATGCCGTGTGGGGCGACGTCGTGGTGGACCCGCGCACGGTGGACAACTTCGTCTCCAGCCTGAAGAAGAAGCTCGGCTGGACGAGCACCTCCGCCTTCACCATCCACACCCTCCGGGGGGTGGGCTACCGGCTGGAGCTGGAAACCATGACGAAACCATGA
- a CDS encoding M3 family metallopeptidase, translated as MRQFFLTGAGILVLASAACTTTSHEGRGADPTVPATPPAPTMSPSSETTSSKTNPLLDHWSGPYGGVPAFDQIRIEHFRPALETSMNEYRREIADLANEPAAPTFENTIAAFERLGQRFEEVSTIYGIWGSSLNGPEFQTIEREMAPRLAAISDEVIQNERLFQRIAAVYESPDKAKLTPEQQRLVWHHYTRFVRSGARLDAEKKKQLSALNQRLASLYTSFGQNVLADEEGYVVVLDSDKDLDGLPDSVRAGAAAAAASRGLAGKWAITNTRSSMEPFLTYSRRRDLREKVWRHYINRGDNGDTHDNNAIITEILQLRAERAQLLGYATHAHWRLENTMARTPERAMTLMEAVWKPAVARVRQEVADMQALATKEGDKITIEPWDYRYYAEKVRKAKYDLDQNEVKPYLQLEKLREAMFWVAGELFGFTFTPVNDVPVYHPDVRVWEVKDKARGKHVGLWYFDPYARPGKRSGAWMNAYRSQERFRGEITTIVSNNANFVKGQPGEPVLISWSDAETLFHEFGHALHGLSSDVNYPALSGTNVVRDYVEFPSQLLEHWLDTPEVLNTYALHYQTGKPIPSELVAKIAKAATFNQGFATVEYLSSALVDMKLHLAGTKKIEPDAFERDTLQGLGMPREIVMRHRTPQFGHVFAGDGYSAGYYSYLWSDTLTADAFESFTEAKGPYDRDVASRLKKHVFSVGNTVDPAEGYRSFRGKEAGIDALMRKRGFPVPAAKKKN; from the coding sequence ATGCGTCAGTTCTTCCTCACCGGCGCGGGCATCCTGGTGCTCGCCTCCGCCGCCTGCACGACGACATCCCACGAGGGGCGTGGGGCCGACCCCACCGTTCCCGCAACCCCCCCAGCGCCCACCATGTCTCCTTCCTCGGAAACGACGTCGTCCAAGACGAACCCGCTGTTGGATCACTGGTCCGGCCCCTATGGCGGCGTGCCGGCCTTCGATCAAATCCGCATCGAGCACTTCCGGCCCGCGCTCGAGACCTCGATGAACGAGTACCGCCGTGAGATCGCCGACCTGGCGAACGAGCCGGCGGCGCCCACCTTCGAGAACACGATCGCCGCGTTCGAGCGGCTCGGGCAGCGCTTCGAGGAGGTGAGCACGATCTATGGCATCTGGGGCTCGTCGCTCAACGGGCCGGAGTTCCAGACCATCGAGCGGGAGATGGCGCCCCGGCTCGCGGCGATCTCCGACGAGGTCATCCAGAACGAGCGGCTGTTCCAGCGCATCGCGGCCGTCTACGAGTCGCCCGACAAGGCGAAGCTGACGCCCGAGCAGCAGCGCCTGGTGTGGCACCACTACACGCGCTTCGTGCGCTCGGGGGCCCGGCTCGACGCGGAGAAGAAGAAGCAGCTGTCGGCGCTCAACCAGCGCCTCGCGTCGCTCTACACGAGCTTCGGCCAGAACGTGCTGGCCGACGAGGAGGGCTACGTCGTGGTGCTCGACTCGGACAAGGATCTCGACGGCCTGCCCGACTCGGTGCGCGCGGGCGCGGCGGCGGCCGCCGCGTCGCGGGGGCTGGCGGGCAAGTGGGCCATCACCAACACGCGCTCGTCCATGGAGCCCTTCCTGACGTACTCGCGCCGCAGGGATCTGCGCGAGAAGGTCTGGCGCCACTACATCAACCGGGGTGACAACGGGGACACCCACGACAACAACGCCATCATCACGGAGATCCTCCAACTGCGCGCCGAGCGGGCCCAGCTCCTGGGCTACGCCACCCATGCCCACTGGCGGCTGGAGAACACCATGGCCCGCACGCCCGAGCGCGCCATGACGCTGATGGAGGCCGTCTGGAAGCCCGCCGTCGCGCGCGTGCGCCAGGAGGTCGCCGACATGCAGGCGCTCGCCACGAAGGAGGGCGACAAGATCACCATCGAGCCCTGGGACTACCGCTACTACGCCGAGAAGGTGCGCAAGGCGAAGTACGACTTGGATCAGAACGAGGTGAAGCCCTACCTGCAGTTGGAGAAGCTGCGCGAGGCGATGTTCTGGGTGGCCGGGGAGCTGTTCGGCTTCACCTTCACCCCGGTGAACGACGTGCCCGTGTATCACCCGGACGTGCGCGTCTGGGAGGTGAAGGACAAGGCCCGGGGCAAGCACGTGGGCCTGTGGTACTTCGATCCCTATGCCCGCCCGGGTAAGCGCTCCGGGGCGTGGATGAACGCCTATCGCTCGCAGGAGCGCTTCCGGGGGGAGATCACCACCATCGTCTCCAACAACGCCAACTTCGTGAAGGGCCAGCCCGGCGAGCCAGTCCTCATCAGCTGGAGCGACGCGGAGACGCTCTTCCACGAGTTCGGCCATGCGCTGCACGGCCTGAGCTCCGACGTGAACTACCCCGCGCTGTCGGGCACCAACGTGGTGCGTGACTACGTGGAGTTCCCCTCGCAGCTGCTCGAGCACTGGCTGGACACGCCCGAGGTGCTCAACACCTACGCCCTGCACTACCAGACGGGCAAGCCCATCCCCTCCGAGCTCGTCGCGAAGATCGCCAAGGCGGCCACCTTCAACCAGGGCTTCGCCACGGTGGAGTACCTGTCCAGCGCGCTCGTGGACATGAAGCTGCACCTGGCGGGCACGAAGAAGATCGAGCCGGACGCGTTCGAGCGCGACACGCTCCAGGGGCTCGGGATGCCCAGGGAGATCGTCATGCGCCACCGCACGCCCCAGTTCGGCCACGTCTTCGCGGGGGATGGCTACTCGGCGGGCTACTACAGCTACCTCTGGTCGGACACGCTCACCGCCGATGCCTTCGAGTCCTTCACCGAGGCCAAGGGCCCCTACGATCGGGACGTGGCCAGCCGGCTGAAGAAGCACGTCTTCTCGGTGGGAAACACGGTGGACCCGGCCGAGGGCTACCGCTCCTTCCGTGGCAAGGAAGCGGGCATCGACGCGCTGATGCGCAAGCGCGGCTTCCCCGTGCCCGCGGCGAAGAAGAAGAACTGA
- a CDS encoding histidine phosphatase family protein, giving the protein MDWRLAKGVTRMVLVRHGQPVEEARGRCYGRLDVGLSSAGRSQAEHAARFLAEAPLSRVYASPLRRAVESAAPLAQLKGMAVDTEAAFQELDFGLLEGLTYEEVEKRYPAVFAEWMAHPTRVRFPEGESYPELRERVSSAARALRSRHAGETFVLVSHGGVNRTLLAEALGLPDAHLFRLEQGYSAVNILDFHGDEPVVKLMNLTFG; this is encoded by the coding sequence ATGGACTGGCGACTCGCGAAGGGCGTGACGCGCATGGTGCTGGTGCGGCACGGGCAGCCGGTGGAGGAGGCGCGGGGCCGGTGCTACGGGCGGCTGGACGTGGGGCTGTCCTCCGCGGGCCGGTCGCAGGCCGAGCACGCCGCGCGGTTCCTGGCCGAGGCGCCCCTGTCACGCGTCTACGCGAGCCCGCTCCGGCGCGCGGTGGAGAGCGCGGCCCCACTGGCGCAGCTCAAGGGGATGGCGGTGGACACGGAGGCGGCGTTCCAGGAGCTCGACTTCGGTCTCCTCGAGGGCCTCACGTACGAGGAGGTGGAGAAGCGCTACCCCGCGGTGTTCGCGGAGTGGATGGCGCATCCCACGCGGGTGCGCTTCCCGGAGGGCGAGAGCTACCCGGAGCTGCGCGAGCGGGTGTCGTCGGCGGCCCGGGCGTTGCGCTCGCGGCACGCGGGAGAGACGTTCGTGCTGGTCTCGCACGGCGGCGTGAACCGGACGTTGCTCGCCGAGGCGCTGGGCCTGCCGGACGCGCACCTGTTCCGGCTGGAGCAGGGGTACTCGGCGGTGAACATCCTCGACTTCCACGGGGACGAGCCCGTCGTGAAGTTGATGAACCTGACGTTCGGCTGA